The genomic DNA gatgccaaataaactaagtataataacgtccttgagcaGACGGTTCTCATCTATATCAATCGGttggttgaaccgatagtgagatgatatagggaacactactcttaatcattcctagtcgagtattaacattcagggacaatgttaatgcaataagactagcatgtaggtcaactcgatgacttgatctcacaagtcatggatatagagatatcaagttgacacatgggtatgcattggagaatgtatattgaatgacccgccatgagaaagtatcatggatcgttatatgagtgtcatatactttctcatgtggctattagtatgactactagtccttagacctaaagtcatcatggatccctacataaggagttatgtactttggtttcgtcaaacgtcacccgtaactgggtggagtataaaggcgattactgggtatgtaacgaattatacagagggatgtgagtgatgtagatgggatctatccctcctatatgacgggagagacatcagtattcttgatagagtgagaccacgaagtgcatgaccatgcccaaatgagtcaatatgagatattgagctcatttgatttagtgagtctacttggagttcaagatttagtttgatcagaggatgacatggtctatgactcacattgatcaatctagatgtctaggatagaaggacacttgtcatatattgtgaggagtcacaattagtagtcacaaggtgatgttggatctcaacattcttgtaacttgggtagtcactacaacaaaaaccttcatagacatcggttttccaccggtgtctatttcattttcgaccgatgtctatgaagccgatgttaaaagtctgccattttagacatcgggttaaaaccggtgtagtatcacttaacgacaccgatcttcgaatcggttattaactggtgtagtatcacttaacgacaccgtttcatcaacggtgtaaaatcgatgtaatattgtatgttaataacacaagttttggcagcggtaaatgaccgatgtaatattagttaataacaccggttttgcagcggtggaaaatcgatgtaatatgtatattttttaacagcacaaatttgattttaaaactgacaataaaaaaaaaaatacacaaatattcacaaattatacaaatattcttcattcaattatatccataaaatacacaaatattcacaaattatataaataatcttcttacaacaatatccataaaatatccaaacattctttttacatcaaaagctagctaatagatatcaaaatcaaggtagaacattcttttaacacatcaaggtagaactgcacttcaaatgtaatctagcatgcattcatcccactcgaaccgcacttcatcaatttcaactctggagtacttgagatttgtaaactgtaaaaacacataaatcaaccatatgtcaaataactaaaacaaatgtgtacatgtatcaaataaaatagaatactgagtttttaaaggttgccgtggaagataacgaatataacatagaatctaaaactttcatatatgacacttagtatatgctgcttagaatataacatagataatttgctccttctaattcaagtgtacagattgataagaaccgacagcatcatacaacaacttactaggcatgataatggttgaacaaagaaatatgactacacaacaaatccagtgaagaagcatagaagaacaaagctacctctaatgaagagatatactatttattgtactacctctaatgccatcttggtatcctgaatatcctgcactaagccccctattttctgtgatttctgctaccaaccacaacagcaaggaatgcggcaagaaggcagctgccttcttaaataataaaattgataTAAGCAATAAAGAATAAAATTTATACTTGGTATATAAGGCGGTTAGGTACCAAGTTATTTGATTCTAGGTCCTACTGTCAATCCGCAATGGAAAACCAGCACGCTATCCTTTTCACTTTCAACTCCTTAATCCAATTCCCTCTTTCAGATTTAGCTGTCAGTGGAATTCAGATGATCAGGAAATCAAACAAATAAAGTACAGAAAATCTAATTCCATTTTGGTGACcagaatttcaaattttcaactgATGAAACTTCATGATCGCATCTATAATACATATAAATAAGCCAGCAACCCCTTCATTGCCCAGTTTGACAGGGCTTCCTAATGTGAAAGAAAGTTTATTGTGGTCTTAATAGAAAGCTTTTCAAAATGAGGTCTAATTTAAGGGTTTTATGTAAAAGAGTATATTGGTTGGCTTTTAGAAACAATGAATAAAATTgtatgtaaataaataaaatataacataCATATCAAAAGAATGTTCAACAaggaaaaatggaaaagaaactATCTGAAATATAGTAGCATACACAAACTACAaatctaataaaaaaatttaaaagagggCCCAGGTAAGTCAGCTACTTGCTTACTTGCAAAGTCAAGTGTTTGTAATTCACCTATCAGCAAGAGTGATTATGCTCCTGGCTGCAATCTGAGGCTAGGGCCCTTGAGCTTAACAATAAAACCAGTCCAACCATGCCTCAATTTGAGATTTCTTCTTTATTACTCATATCAATTTTCTTCTTTAggtttgattacccatttatcttaataggttaggttaaattcgagtatcaatgtgttagatatttagaggaagttgagcaggttcaAATATCCACAGGCACccatgaataaaaaaaatgtaatcaatactttaatcctaaggttaccatttacGATAGCTTCTCCCTAGGTGGGAGACTAGATCTAATTTTCCATGGCCAAGAACTTGGAAAGTTGTATATGCTTCATACCTTAAACTATAAACCATGCACCTGATGCTTCtgcaaaccaaaactaaatctgcttAAAGCATCAACATTATGAGTTGACAAATAAATTTGTAAAGCTTTAGAATTGtcttctcataatttttttctatATAACAGATTCAAAATTTTACAATCAGCTGAAATATACTAATATAAACCTAAAGCAATAGACAACTATCACATTACAAGGTTTATCATTCATATCACAAAGGAACCTAATAGCACAACCATTAGTCTTTCTAAAGATAATAGAAGGTTCTTTAAGGAGCTTACCTTGGCTACTTTATTGGACGAATCTATACTCCAAAGGAAAAGATTTCCTTCATCAATGCTGATTAGTCTATCATGCTTCCCAGATGGCCACCAAAGGACGCTGACAAGCATACCAATAAGGAGTCATTAAAAggtgcttggagcccaagtatcTTCTTTTCTTTTAATATCAGCAAAAACTGGAAAACACAAACATGCCAAAATGAGATTACCACTTGATCTTAAAAGAATGCTTGTCAAGGGAGACCAATTGTTCGAGTTGTGGGGCATTCGACTGTCCATAGAGCTCAGGAATCTTCCAAACAGAAGCCCCATATGCTTCACCTTTAGTTCAATGCAAACTTTATTAGTTTTAACACAGATAGGGCTGGAATCATTTCACAGAAAAAGATCAATACCCTAAAAGTATTAGCATAACTGTACTTCATTCAAATAGAAAACAAAAGTGCTCAAAAAATATCATAGGGCAGAGTATGAGTTTTAACTCATTCAGACACAACAAGAATGAGAGAAGTGCTAaacaagataaacaaaataaCAAATATTTCCACAATAAACTATAGCTCCACGAACAAATTTTCCCCTGAAAGGATTTTTTCATGTAAACCTGTATATACTGTCCCTTTTCTATAATTCACAAAATtaaaaaggattcaaaagttagaTATATGATGCAAGGCTAAATCTCATGAGTGAATAAACCATACATTTATAATTCCATTTTTGAACAGTTTATGTGGTTAAACAAATTTCCTTTCTTTCCTAGAAAAAAACCAATTACAGAACTACATCGAGACTAAACATAAGGGTTATCTAGCTTAGCTTATTCGCATTCAGAAACACTCACCTACTTACTATTCTACATTTCTGAAGAACACACTGCCACCCATTAATTCAAGACCAAGTTACAGTCATCGTTTACTCACGAGAAGTGAACACTGTAGAGAAAATCCTGGGATCGAATGGGCAAGTCTTGAGATCCCAGATCTCGTTTGGGTGATAGAAGAGACCATCGCATATGAACTCCGATCCTGACGGTGAAAGTCGGATCAGATGCACCTAATAAACAAAAACACCGAAATCACCCACAAAATCATTAGATCGAGATCGACGAGAGAGATGAACCTCGTTTTCCTCTTTGAGGCTGAGAGTTCCGGCGAGGAAGCTGGTGTGGTCAATGTCGGCCTTAACGTCGGCGATGCATCGGGCCTGGGGAAGGAGTGGAGAGGAAGATGAATTAGTAGAGTTCCAAAGAAGAAAGGAGTTGGAGTGGTTACCGCCGTTGCGACCTGGTACTTGAGGCCACCGTAGACGATTCCGGTGGAGGCCCCCCCCGCATTGTGGAAGCAATGGTGTTGAAACTAACgatgggataataatatcaacgtgaaatatatatttaacctgtaaagccgaatccttctcaataactttcacatcatcatcatcatgttcttctaggccttcatttgagaggcgcctatgacgttcaacttcaggttttatatcgaggaggcattgtggtttaactgagcagctacccttctcctcactctcaaattctcgaccagaaagtttcaacaccattgcttccaatttttTTATTCTGTCACCTTGGtcagaaagcatagcttttgcctccttaaactctttctgTTGCCTTTCATAGGCAACCTTGTATCTGCCGTAATCCCAAGTTAAATTGAATACTTTCCTAGCTGACCTTAGATATCAAGACAAACGCTACCCAGAGAACTCGGATTATTACCTCAATTATTCATCTTTTGTATTCTCATGATTAACATAAGAGAGTTGTTCATTCCTCTAATTAAATATAATATCTGTTGAAGTATATTATAAATATGTAAAATTCATAAGCAAAACGATAGTTTGATCTCTATCTATAGCACAAGTTAGTGATTGATCCATCTAGAATTAAACAAAACAAGCTACAAAAGTGAATTAGCCTTTCAAAATCTCTCTAATAGCATGACATAGGTCTCTGCAGGTGGTGAACTATCCCAATAATGAAACAATGCAAAAGCGAGCAGCACTAAAAGCTAAGTAAACTCCAGTCAAACTGGTATCTTGCAATCCCAACCGCTTTCAATCTACAAAAATCTATGAACCCTAACTTCTGATAGATCACAGAAGATCCACAGTAACTTCTGGCGACAAATGCCCAATACAAAAGGAAGGAAACGTGCTAGGAGCTAAAAATGACCGATTTCAATAAAATCACGTCTAAAAATGGAATTTGCAGTCGGATCCTCACAATGCAATTCAACCACGAGAAAAAACCAAGTCACGAAGCAGCTGAAGAATAAAGAAATAAAGTAGTTACTTGATGTAAGACCGACCATCTCCGATCTGTAGGGGACCAAGGGCGTCGAGGCGGGACGCGACGATGCCCTCGCTGCCGCCGGAGAGGAGGAGCGCGTTCCCTACCTCCCTGAAGGGCTCGAGGTCGTAGGCGTGGATCGAGGCCTCTGTCCCCAAGGTCACCGCCGCAGCGATGAGGAGCACGGCGATTGGGGCCACCAGATCCATAGCTGGAtatcggagaagagaaaggaggctggAGAGATCTCACCAGGAGAGCGAGCGAGCGAGCGGAAACAGGGAGAGAGATGAGATGCTTCTTTAGAAAGGGACCCACACGAGGAGACCATGGTGTAGTCGCGCATGAGGCGGTCGAACGACAAGGCGAGCGCGTTGAACTGGGGGGAGGAGCCACCGGGGACTCGAGGAAGCAACTTCCAGTCTCTCTTGATGGGATTGCCGACCAATAAGCGATCTCCGTCATTGGTGTTCATCAAGCAAACCAGGCCACCGGAGGAGGACGTGCGCCAGATGCTCTTTTCTAAGTGGGGGAAGTCGAAGTTATACCACTGGACGAAGCAAGGGTCATACAGGTGGCCCAAGAAGGCGCAGTCGTGAAAGCAGAACCTGAAGAACAAGGGCTTGTGTGGCGCCATCATCGCCCACGACAACAGGGGGCTAGAGTGAACCACCTAGTGTCTTGATCTtgatcgggagaggatctaggaagggggaagagggagataagGTTGAGAGAGATGATCGGAGGTTTAgatttaggctgagagagatggtcggatggtcggaggttttaggtttaggtttacgcgagagagatggtcgcgcggaggaaggggcgggataaagatttaggtttggagggaattcatAGTGTGgagattttggcttgtggggaaaattaaaatattttatttgggttcattaacatcggattttaaaaaccgatgttaaaatcggtgtctattaacgaaaaaaagggcgctcatagacatcgcctaaaaaaccaatGTCTACGAGCTAAAatttgcgc from Zingiber officinale cultivar Zhangliang chromosome 4A, Zo_v1.1, whole genome shotgun sequence includes the following:
- the LOC121972420 gene encoding F-box/kelch-repeat protein At3g61590-like codes for the protein MAPHKPLFFRFCFHDCAFLGHLYDPCFVQWYNFDFPHLEKSIWRTSSSGGLVCLMNTNDGDRLLVGNPIKRDWKLLPRVPGGSSPQFNALALSFDRLMRDYTMVSSSMDLVAPIAVLLIAAAVTLGTEASIHAYDLEPFREVGNALLLSGGSEGIVASRLDALGPLQIGDGRSYIK